catGAGTTTTTCTTCTATAAAGATTTTttagtaaaggtcaattttggtcctaaacatatgaccaaaatacgaatttggcccaaaacattcacttcttaaacgggtccataacaaatgaaaatgttgcCAAAGTAGTCCTTTTTTTGACGATTTCGTCACAAAACTAATGGTCAGTGCTAATTGCACAGCGCTATGACCGAtagttttttgacggaaccgtaaaaaaggaccactccgacaaggatttcatttgttatggacatgtctctcaaaaagtgaatgttttggaccaaattcgtattttggtcatatgtttgggacaaaaattgacctttactcaaGATTTTTTAGTGCCAACAATAGAGGTTTTTTTTATAAGATTTGTTATTATTGTGGCTGTGTTGCAACATTGTGCAGCAGCAGATTTTGATGTGATTAGCTGTATTCATTCTGTTATTAACTATTTCTTAAGTTATCATGGTTTAGCAGATTTTACTATTGATATTGATTTTTTCTACTCTTCAACTCAGATCTTTGCCTCCACTAGCAAAAAAGTATGTGCTGCAGCTTCTGTATATAGAGGGACCAGTATCAGCAAAGTGGCTGGAGGAATGGGTTCTTGCTGACGGTGCCTCGAAGCATAAAGTAGCTATAGACAGGCTGATTCAGCTGAGAGTCCTGACTGAAACTGTTGAACGGTAATATAGATACGTTCTCAttgttattttcaattttattacttCACTAGTTAGTTCTAGAAGTGCCTTGGCTTCAGATcaaatgtactccctctgtccattaaaaatgaaacattttcctttttggattatcccattaaaaataaaacattttctaaaatggaaacaactcttatctctactttttcacctctcttacttcactctctcttcattaactcacaaaacaacactgcataaaatcccATGACGATTCCCacatgtttcatatttaatgggacggagggagtatttaactTTGCTTCGATCATCCTCGAGCATTATTTGGATTTCCCTTTTTCCGGTCCTGTGGCAGGAAGAAAGAAGCTACTTACCTATTTAATCCGCCATTTCAGCGGAATCTCCAGAAGCACATACTGCGTGGGTAAGCTTTTAAGTTTTAAACGAACTGTCTTTGTTTTATGCTTATATAAATTCTGAACATGGTAGACTCTTTGGATCCACAGTGGAGTTTCACCTAGGGAACCGATGCCGTCAAACGTCACAGTGAGGCTTCCTAGTACGGAGGAATTAGATGCCTATGCTGTCGAACAGTGGGAGGTGTGGGTTTTTGCTTATGTCTTGACAGTTGTCTCTGTTGTCATGCACTAATGCTCAGTGGATTATGTGGCAACTTACTGCTAAATTATCGTAACTTCATAGATGGCATTTATTCttgttaattactccctccgtcccaaggaagatgactcctaccttgggcggcacgggattttattgtgattgtgtggagagaataaagtaagagagaggaagatgaaggtatttctatatttagtaatgagtcatcttggttgggacaaagcataaaggaaagtgggtcatcttcaatAGGATGGAGGAAGTACTATTTTATATGTTACTTGAAACCTTTGTTGAATGCATTGCATGGGGTCCATTTAGAAGATTTTTCCATTCTATGTCAATCTGTTGACCACTCATCTTACGACTAACAATTTTGTGGAAAACTAGTTGTTTTTGCTGCACCTAATAAACTCCACCGAAGTGGAAAGGTCGATGAACATAAGCTCCTCGATGATGAAAGTCTTCCAGCATGGTCTTCTCAGTCAAAAGTACCCAATACTCACGTTTTTCATTAGTCTTCATATTTTGCATCATATTATATGAAACATTAGTATTGGCTTTCAGAGATGATAAGGAACCTTCAAGATTGACGGAGAGTGGCTTCCAGTTTCTGGTACGAGCTAAATAGCGTTAACTTATGTGGGGTTACTTGGTGAAGCTATAATTGACAAATGCATGTAACAGCTGATGGACACAAATGCACAACTTTGGTACATAATTAGAGAATATATAACTAACTGTGAGGTATGTGGGTTATAttctctttatttaattttggacCTGCATAATTCACCAACTTTTGATACAATTCCTGTAGTTCCTATATAAATTGTTTGGATGTTATCAACTTCTGCAGGAACAAGGTGTGGATACAGCTGACCTTATATCATTTCTGTTGGAGCTCAGCTTTCATGTTATGGGAAAGGTAATAGGTTGAGATGGTTTATGCTGTTATTCGTAATTATACTAGTGCTACAAACATGTCTAGTTCTTCAAACGAAACCTATATATGTCATATAGTAGtttacttttatcatttttaaaaaattcaaggATTCTCTAGGGTATTTCTTCGAGGGAAATCAGTTGATCGTCCAATTCCCTACATGGAAAGTAAATGCTACAGAGATGCTGCACGTTCTgaataaatgtttttgttttttgtagGCATATAACCTAAACACGTTGTCAGATATACAGAGGACCATAGTAAAGGATCTTGTTGATTTGGGATTGGTAAAGCTCCAGCAGGTTGTACCTTCAgcttattttgttgtttttgtcggAATTTTGCTCCCACTGACCTTCCGTAATTCTGCTGGTTCAGGGCAGGAAGGAGAGTTGGTTTATTCCTACTAAACTAGCTACCAATCTCTCCATTAGCCTAGCGGATACGGCAACCAGAAAACAGGTGTGTTTCTGAGAATTTGCTGTTTGATACAATTGACCGTCTTTTAATTCAGAAGATATCATATTCTGATTTTTTATtcttatatttttcataaaGTGATACAGATCAAAATCTTACTTTACAGTGCTGAAGTTGCTGTAACATTttccttccccttgttctttttaaattttatcagGGCTTTGTTGTTGTGGAAACGAACTTTCGGCTATACGCATATTCAACATCTAAATTGCATTGTGAGATCTTGCGCTTGTTTGCAAGGTGTGCCATCCTCTTATCCTTCTTTCATATTAGTAAAGCTTACCATCAGGTCAAGTTTTCTTTTTGCAAATAATTTGCTTTAGTGCTGCCGTCTTCACCTTGATTTTATGAAAAGTGAATtccatttctttatttttatattgtcTCGTATATATTGTTTGAATGCAAAAATGCTGGTGTTTTACACTTTCAATTTATCTTAGTCTTGCGCTGTAATTTACAGGATCGAATACCAGCTACCTAACCTTATTGTTGGCGCTATCAACAAAGAGAGCTTGTATAAAGCATTTCTAAATGGCATTACAGCGGAGCAGGTAAGTATCACCTTCTAATATGCTATTTAGCCATCTTGCTATTTAAAATTCAAGCTCCCGTATCGTTTATCTCTTATATTATCATGTTTAGGTAAGTGGTAGATATATCTTGCTTGCTCATGTTGTCATTCGAAATGATTCACAGAAAGGGTCGAATCCCAGAAATTCTTTTGATAATATTATATACCAATACTATTGGATAGATGATAGGCCATGTATCcttcataaaatataattactGAAGAAACTCAAGCAGATCATATTGGTAATTAGTCATTTACTTGTGAATGCAGATAGTGTCGTTTCTTCAGCAGAATGCTCATCCTCGAGTTGCGGAGAAGATACCTACTGTGCCCGAAAACGTCACCGATCAGGTATTTGATTTTCTTTGTATCATTTTCAGCTAtattatttatgaatttttttaactttattttGCGAAACAGATTAGGTTGTGGGAAGCAGATTTGAATAGAGTGGAGATGACTCCTGCGCATCTTTATGATGAATTCCCATCAAGGGTATGTCGTAGTAGCTTTTTTgcacaaacacaaacatgaaCACGCATTCTCATACTCATTGCCTTCATCTTCCAGGATGTCTTCGAAGCCGCCTGCGACTTTGCACGAGAATACGGGGGCTTACTGTGGGAGAACTCGAAGAAGATGCGGCTCGTTGTCAAGGGAGAAATCTTCACGCAGATGAAAGAATTCCTGCGCCGGCAGAAGCAATAGGTTACTCTGTTGAAACTTCAACAACTGGAAAATTTCTTCATCCCAAAATCCAAGGAAGCTGGGGATCATCTTGCATTTCTATATCTTTTCAGAAAACAGTTTCACATCAATTTTAACGCTAAATTTAGTTGTAAGAAGTCAAGGAACACCAAAAATATAACACAATTGTGAAAAAAAATATCCatattttaaatgattataactatctcaattcaaattattttttacacaacttatatcaaattaaagataatttttaaGGATTCTAATGAGTTCTCACTTGCATATATtctgatgtcaaaatttgatttttttttaaaaaaaattttggatttttgaaGAAACAGCTCAATGTCAATGTAGCTATCATAATATAGCTACTTTGCCtttaattctaaaaaaaaaaaaaaaatgtagctatcataatatgtcaatataatacatatataatgtcaatactaaattgtgttgacatattcaatgaaTCATATTAATATGTTTAATACACAATATTGACATTTTGATCTACAATcctaattttgataattttcttatctttttaaatttaaataaaacaaaattacacatgacaatttatagaccactagatttctacAAATCTTATggttttaaattagttgtagttagcaattaaagattgagttagcaattgctaactacaactaatttaagaccatatgattttagaaatctagtggtctaaaatttgtcatgtgtaattttcatttttattaattaaatcgaaaaagataaaaaaaattacaaaattaaggtttttgatgaaaatgtcaatatagtgttttgaaaatatcaacacaatgctttgagaatatCAATACATTGtttatgtcaacacattgctttaaaaataacattctacatgtattatattgacatatttcatatactatgttgacatttgtagctgtatgaaaaaattgaaaaatttcaaaaaaaattcaaattttgatatcggaacatatgcaagtgatttcgttagaatccttatgaaattatctttattttgatatatgttgtgcgaaaaaataatttaaatctaaaaagttatatgcgttttaaagttatgtgatattttttgtCGATCGTATTAACATTTCGGGGCTGATAATCTAGgtccttgatttgaatatctaaagactattatttaattgtagttaacaattaagtattgagttaataatatatatatatataggggagcactaTGATGACactataattaaaatgacaacctaACACCACtataaggtcatccacaataggaatagcccagcaatagcccaaccatagcctagccactgccacatcatcagcactaaaaatcctcttgccacatcatcaaaacaagcaaatagcccagcaatagcccagccatagcctagccacataatatccacatcactattaacaaatatatacaaaatgaaataattaacaatcacacaatatatgaaatttaatttacgagacatatacgggaaaaatttaataatactattagaattttaaaaagtacaataatttaaaaaaatacattaattttaaaaaaatacaataataaaaaaatacaataataagatagagagagtactcgttaaaacaagtggtgcgaatgaaaatgacgagcaaagcgcgtatatatagtgtttcggaaaaaaaaaaattaaaaattcgcgctaggcggtgcgctaggcgatccggacgctgcaatagcgcctagcgccgcggaaccgccgagcgctaggcggttttttttcgcgaaatccgctaggcggctgcaatagatcgcctagcctagcgccggcgctcggctaggcggtgcgctaggcgctattgtggatgttCTAAACCATCCGATCTCTTAAGTGGATGGACGAGATTGAATTGTAGAAATAGAGTCTGGATTGCTTGTTAACATAATATTGCTTGTATGGTTATTTTAGTCATTTTGCCAACAAAGAAACGGATACAGGATTTGAAAATTCCGTATATTTTGCACATGGATTTAGAATTTGTGTCTCCCCTATTATCCAATTAATCACGTTGCTCTCTCAATCCAAAAACCCTAGGAAGAAATCTCCAATTAATTGGCGCTCTTCCACCAGTTTTTGCCGTCGATTGCAGCAATTAACAGCCCCTCTCTCATTCTCCTTGTGTCTTGTGAAGGGTGGCGATGTCTGCTATTCATAGCTCCTCCTCCGACGCTCTTGTGTATGCAATTGTTTGCTTTGGTATATATTGATTTCGAGTTTGATTTTGTTTGGGTTCGATTTTGAGTAGATTCGGATTGCTTGTTACAAGTTGGATAAATACTTGTATGTGACCATATATATGCTTGCCACTACAATTGCTTCTGTTTTAGTATATATTTGCTTACTAGTGTGTAATAGTTTTGGTCATTGAACACGAGACTTGCTGATAAGAATGGTTAAAAAATTTATGTCGAATTGCTTGACACAAGTTTGAAAATTGCTTGTGTGTTACCATATACTACATATGTTGTATTGTATATCTGCTTGCTGCTTAACATACTCAAGAATGAGCATTCAGTCGTTGAAGATAGGACTTGCTATTAAAATGGTTAGAAAAAGGATTTCAGATTGCTTGTCACTAGTATAAAAAATGCTTATTTGATTCCATATACTATATGCTTGCTGGTTCAATTGCTTTTGTTCTATTATATAGTATCTGCTTACTACATACTATATGCTTGCTGCTTGTCAAACTTGAGAATGAGCAAACATACTAATAGTTTCGTCATTCAACACAGGACTCGCTCGCGCGCTTATTACAATGGTTAGAAAAAGGAAGGCAAACGAAGATCCTGCAGAAGAGGACTGTAGAAATCGAGTACATTCAGCACATTGAGATTTACAACATTAATCACACATAAGGGATCAAGTATTAGTATAAGCAATTGCTGACTCACACACAAGCAAATTATCAAATGTAACCAAGTGACATTGTGGTTTCAAAATTAATTGCGAATATTACCTAAATCACTCACGAATCGAAGTTCACTATGGAAATCAACCAAAATGCGATGCACAAATTCTTGTTAAATATTACACAACAAGAAGCACAAATCAATATCTATTATAATAACAAGCAATAAAGTATATAAAGTCATGCAATATAGcatctattattatttttagaaCAATAATGACGAATAAGGAATCATTAACACTGATATGCAATTTCATACTCGTAAGCAAgcaatataatatatttaatcaaGCAATCTGACCCACAAAATCTGTAATACAAACCTATAATACAAAAAATCAATCACCAAGcaatataatatatttagtCAAGCAATCTGACATATGAAATCACTAAAACAAACAATCAATCACTAACTTAAAGTAAGTCAATGAATATAAACTCCAcccataagagcatctccaatggcggcgtccgcaccggcacgccgatttttcgtggacgccggtgctgacgccgaaccattgcagccggcgtcgGCAAAATCGACGTTAAAATCGGCGTGCTCACGCCGATTCTTGGGCTGATGCCGATtctcacgccgatcctcacggcgccattgtaggtcccggatcggcgtcagaccggcgtcagattttttatttttattttttttaatttttcgaaacactatatatacgcgctgtggagggcgcggaggattgcaaggcgttagtttttatttaaaattatgtaattttttaaatgtactttttaatttaaatgaaaatagtatattttcgcgtatatgtgtcgtatatttaattccgtattttgtgtgattgttaattgtttgtttttcataattgagtgatgtggctgagctattgcatgtccagttgtttgtccagttgcatgtccagataaTGTGGCaagaggattttagtgctgatgatgtggcagtggcaaTGCTATGAgtgggctattgcatgtccagaactactggagatgctctaagataaTCTACAACAATGCCAAATATATGGAAAAAATATCATACATATAAAAATTAAGGAAAGcgaaatataataattaataaaatcatataATACATTATaagagaaataaatatattttgtacAAAACAAACCGCACATGCCATAATAATAGGATGAATTATAACTTACGTTATCTACCATACTTTTAATTGCTTGAAATTAGGGAAGAATAAAAACAGTTTAGTGGCATACCTTTAATACCCCTTCACGCCTAATTccatatctttttttatttatgatgCCGTGTGGCAGATTTATGAGCATATTCAACCTTAGCCTACCGTGTGGCAGATTTATGAGCAGATTCAACCTTAGCCTGCCACGTGGCAGACttgcttgcctatgtatcgTAGATTACTTGATTATCTTTGATTTCGTATCGCAGATTACTTAAAACCATATGCTGAGTTGCTTGTCTATGTATCGCAGAATGCTTTCCCAaattgtcattttaactatggtgTCACAATAGTGCTTTGATTTCATATCTCAtattgcttggaaccatatACCGAATTGCTTGCCTATGTATCACATATTGCTTGCATATGTATTGCAGATTACTTGTTGTCACGTTGTCACTTTAAGAGTGGTATCACCctaacacacccctatatacatatattatatccgtccataaaaaatagagaCAATTATAAATGATTGAGTTTTAATATACAATTGTTAAATTAAGAGAAATGGGGAAAAAAGTGGTGGAAGTAGTGTTAATGGATTGTGAGGCccacatttagaatgatgtgtaagattaatatttgtttgaaacttttcatatttagaattAGTTTAACTTTGGTGGAcaatccaaaataataaaattaatttatattttatggacggaagtagtataatattaattttataatatttttagtaGTTAAATAAAAGCAATGatccaaaataataataataataataataataataataataatatattttgcattataaagAGAGGAAAAAGAGCATGTATGTTAGTGGAGTATGTAATATGGAGTGCGTGTACATACATATATCTGATACTTCTATGGGCCCAAACAAAACTAAATAAATGAGTCTCCACAAAATTGCTGCGTTTAAAGGCCATTTGTCTGCGTTTTAAACACCGTAGGCTCTGGCAAGAGGATCCGTTCTCGTTAGTTATCTAAGCCGGATCCGGGTCGGACCGTTTGACCCACTAGCCCGTATATAATTTACCGTTATCGCCATCTAACCGCCGTTAATCTCGAAGCCCAGCTACCGTCCGAGCTACTTATTTGCATCGTCACTTCGACGGATTCCCGGCCGAGCCGCCTCCCATCGGCATCACCGCGACCACCTCTGTCttgtaaattttttattttcattttgttttcagTTTCCCTTGTGCGGATCAATCCACACCGGCAGTTATGGTGGATTGCGCATCTTTAGTTAACCACTTCTACGAATAAATCTCTCATTAGGTCAAATATCGACTATCATTATACTAATTGGTGGTGGTGATATTATTATTGTCACTGTGAATTAGAAATTTCATTTGCACATGTCAATCGATTACACGTTTTGAACTGCGAATCTGGTTTATGTTGGTTATAACTCTTTGTGCTAGTGTGCTGAAATGATGTGTATTGATAGGAGAATTTTGAGGGGAAAAGGTTTTAATGGGACTAACATCTGAGAGTGATGCGAAGGAAGCAATGAAATTATGTATGTTTGATTTGAGGAGGGGCCAAACGGAAGGGCAGGAGTTGGACAAGATTCTCTTCT
This DNA window, taken from Salvia splendens isolate huo1 chromosome 18, SspV2, whole genome shotgun sequence, encodes the following:
- the LOC121776398 gene encoding general transcription and DNA repair factor IIH subunit TFB2-like, which codes for MPQVRIVARNFMDMVASLPPVKLDKLYENSFICEAILRSLPPLAKKYVLQLLYIEGPVSAKWLEEWVLADGASKHKVAIDRLIQLRVLTETVERKKEATYLFNPPFQRNLQKHILRGGVSPREPMPSNVTVRLPSTEELDAYAVEQWELFLLHLINSTEVERSMNISSSMMKVFQHGLLSQKDDKEPSRLTESGFQFLLMDTNAQLWYIIREYITNCEEQGVDTADLISFLLELSFHVMGKAYNLNTLSDIQRTIVKDLVDLGLVKLQQGRKESWFIPTKLATNLSISLADTATRKQGFVVVETNFRLYAYSTSKLHCEILRLFARIEYQLPNLIVGAINKESLYKAFLNGITAEQIVSFLQQNAHPRVAEKIPTVPENVTDQIRLWEADLNRVEMTPAHLYDEFPSRDVFEAACDFAREYGGLLWENSKKMRLVVKGEIFTQMKEFLRRQKQ